From the Paraflavitalea soli genome, the window AAGCATATTGTAGGCGGTCTGCAGCCCTGTGGTTTTGGCTCATCGAGCCTGCGGCAATTCAATCTTTGTTATACAGATTCTGTCACCTTTACTACCAATGCCGTGAACGTGGGGAGTACGTTCTCCTTTTGTACATTGGTCTCTCTGGGCCGCATGCAGCTGGGGCCCGATAAAAAGATATATATGCCTTACGGGGGGTCTACGGCACTTTCGGTAGTAGATTCTCCCAATATCATTGGCAGTACGGGCCGTATGGCTTTTGATGCATTCCAGATGCCGCAGGGAGCAGGTTATGCATCACCGGCCTTCTTCCATCAATACCTGGCCAGGGCTGTACGCAACAATATTACGTATACGGGTGATTGCCATCCCAACCCCATTAGTTTTAAAGTCACCAATGATACGATCCATGGGATCACCTGGAACTTTGGCGACCCGGGCAGCGGGGGTAATAATAGTTCGACGCAGCTGGCGCCTCAACATGTGTTTTCTGCACCCGGTATTTATACGGTGACTGCACAACTTTATAATACGCTCAATCAACTGATAGAAACAGTGAATGTACCGGTAGAGGTGAAAGACCCGCTACGCCGCTTGCTGGCAGATTATCCAACGGATACCAGTTTTTGCAGCGGCAATGAACTGAAGATAAAACTGAGGGTGATCAATGGCATATTCAGGTGGTCGAAAAAAGACCCGGGTTATCCGGTGTATTCATTGAGCATCAGCGATAGTATGTCGATCGTGGGCAGCGGCCGGTATTATGTAGAGCTGTTGCAGAATGATTGCAATGGCTGTAAACGTATAGACTCCATCGATGTGGAAGTGTTGCCAACGCCCTATGTGGACTTTGGAACTGACCGGACGCTGTGTACCGGCGACTCCACTTTACTGTATATGCAAAATTCAGGGGCTACTTATGTGTGGAATACGGGAGAAACGACGCCTACCCTCTGGATAAAGCAGCCCGGCACTTATTGGGGAAAGGCAGAGTTCAATAATAATGGCTGTCCCAAAAGCGATACGATCGTGATCACGGGTATTCCGGGTGTTGCATTCTCCCTGCCTGCAGATACTACGCTTTGTAATGATGCGCAACTGGTATTGAAACCGGGGGTGAGCGGAGCCACGTATCAATGGCAGAATGGCTCAACAGCAGACCAGTTTGTGGTGCAACAGCCCGGCAAATACTGGGTACGGGTAACGGCATCCAACGGCTGCTTTAAGCCCGATACGATAGCGGTAGCCTATGTAACTGCCCAGAACGTTCAACTGGGCGCAGATACTATTTTGTGCAGGGGGGAAACGCTCTTGCTGCAAGCCAATATTGCCGGCGGGCAATACCTGTGGAGCACGGGAGGGGTGGCAGACAATATTTCGGTAACTACTTCGGGGAATTATTGGGTGGCGGTTACAACGGGACTATGTACGGTAAAAGATACCATTGGGGTCACTTTCAACAATAAACCGGTATTCGACCTGGGCAATGACAGCAGTTTGTGCGACGGCACCACGCTGGTACTAAGACCCGGGATCACCAACGCCACTTATCAATGGCAGGACAATAGTGTGGCTGATAGTTTCCTGGTGAAACAGCCGGGACTCTATAAAGTAACGGTAAAGCAAGCGGGATGTGCGGTAGATGATGAAGTACGGTTCACTTATAAACCATTGCCCGTGCTCTACCTGGGCAATGATACAAGCATCTGTCTGAATGCTCAACTGACAGTGGATGCCACGCACGCTTCGATCGGTTCTTACCTGTGGCAGGACGGCCTGACGACTGCTACGCGTACGATCAATAGGGCCGGCGATTACAGCCTGCAGGCAACCGGCACCAATGGTTGTATTAACCGGGATACGCTCAGGGTGAGCATGGTACCGCTTCCCGCCTTTAGTCTTCCCCGGGATACGGCCTTGTGTGAAGGGCAAACGCTGCAGTTGACAGGCACCGTGCCCGGAGCAGCCAACTATTTATGGAATAATGGCAGCACGCAACCACAACAATTGATCAATGCACCCGGCACTTATTGGATAGCGGTGACGCAACAAGGGTGCAGCAAAACAGACACGATAGCAGTAACGTATAAACCATTGCCCATTGTAAACCTGGGCAAGGACACGATGCTTTGCCCCGGAGCTACGCTTGTGCTGGATGGTTATTACCCGGGCGCTACTTACCAGTGGCAGGACCAGTCCACGCAAGCAAGCCTACTGGTATCCAGGCCGGGTCAATACGTGGTCAATACGATGTTGAATGGCTGTAGCTCGGGAGATGCGATCAATATTACGTATGGAGCGGTGCCGGTCATTACGCTGGATACGGATCCTGTGATCTGTGCCGGACAGGTGCTGGTCCTCGATCCCAAAGTGGAACAAGCACAAACCTTGTGGCCGGATGGCAGCCATACACCTACGTTTGTAGTAAAGGCGCCGGGCACTTATGCGGTCAGCGCCACCAATGTATGCGGTACAGCTACGCGTGTGGTGAATGTACACAAGGGTTATTGCAGGCTGGCGATGCCTACTGCCTTTACGCCTAACAAGGATCATCAAAACGATGTGTTCCGGGTAAGCAATCCCTTTTTTATCAAAGAATTTTACATGGCTGTTTACAACCGGTGGGGGCAAAAAGTGTTTGAAACAAACAATGCTACTGTTGGCTGGGATGGCCGGTTCAATGGTGTGGACCAGCCTACTGGTACGTATATCTGGGTGATCCGGCTGACGGATAATGATGGGGTGAAAGCATCAGAAAAAGGGAGTGTGCAGCTACTGCGCTAAGTTATTCAAATACCACGGTCTTATTGTTGTATACAAATACGCGGTCGTCGAAGACAAGGCGTAGTGCTTTGGCCAGTACGGCGGTCTCTATTTCCTTACCGGCACGCATCATGTCGGAGGCCGTGAGGGAATGACTTACAGGAATGATCTGCTGGGCAATGATGGGTCCTTCATCCAGGTCGTTGGTGACGAAATGGGCGGTGGCGCCAATGAGCTTTACGCCACGTTCAAAAGCCTGGCGATAGGGATTGGCGCCGGCAAAGGCAGGCAGGAAGGAATGGTGGATATTGATGATCCTGCCGGGAAAGGCAGCTACGAAAGCAGGTGACAGGATACGCATGAATTTGGCGAGCACAATATAATCAGGTGCATATTGTTGTATGAGGGTACTGATCTGCTGTTCGAATGCTTCTTTGGCAATAGCTTCATGAGATATATGGTGAAAAGGAATATCGAACCGGTGACAAACATCCTCCAAAGTATTGTAATTGCCTATGACAGCCTGGATAGATGCCTGCAGTGTTTTAAAATAGTGGCGCACGAGCATATCGGCCAGGCAATGGTATTCTTTGGTGACCATGACCACTACTTTCTTTTCGGGCAAAGGATTGACAATAATGACTGCATCGGACGGAAGTACCTGGCGGAGCTGTTCTTCAATACGCAAGGGATCTGCCGGCTGCTCTACCTCTACACGCAGGAAAAAACGGTTCTCCGCTTTGTCCACGTGCTCGCGCAGGGACACAATGTTCAACTGCTGCCGGGCCAGCACACCTGAAATAGCGGCTACCAATCCAACTTTATCATTACACTGAATAAGGATGATCATACTTACCCTAAGGTACTTAAGAAGTTGGTAAGTTGGAAGGTTGATAAGGTGAAAAGTGACGGATCGGAAAGAGTAAGCGGGGTCGCTGGCATCGGCTTTATTCTTTGAGTTTGCCTGATTTTTTCAGGTAACGGACAAAAAGGTACCACAGGAGCAACAGGGGTAATATAACGGCCAGGAGTGTATTTCTCAACCGGTCGTTGTTGTGTGTAAGCTGGGGATACTTAATAAGAAGGATAAGTACGATACCGGAAAGCCAGATGTATTGGGTATTGTATTCTTTCAGCAGCCATCTTTTCCATTTAAACTGCATGGAAGAAAAAGTAGTGCCCAGGCCTTTCAGGGAAGGTATCCACCGGTTGACCCGGCTGCAATAGGTATCGAATGACTGGCCGAACTTTCCACGCAGGAAATTTTCTTCGGCCAGTACGATGGCATGGTAAATAAGCATAAATACGGGCATCACCACTACCACATACAAGAGGGAATTGGAAAGAATGCCCACCCCCAGCAACATCAGGATATTGCCTACATACAAGGGATTACGGCAATGGTGAAAGATGCCGGTGGTAACGAGGTCCTCTGCATATACTTTCCCATCCTTGCCACCGCGAATAATGTAGGCGAGGCCAATTGTAGCGCCGCGAATAAGCTGCCCGGTAACGGTGACCAGGAGACCAATAGCCAGGGGCCACCAATAATAAGTAGCGCCAAAGTATTGCTCACTGAATAAAGCGGGAGAAGGGAGGAACAATAGTAAATAGAGAAAGATAAACAGGAGGTTCCTGTATTTGAAGAAGAAGTTGCCAATATTGATCATTAAAACTTTTTTGCGATGATGCCTGCGAAATTGTACCATTTAAAGAAGACCTCGCAATGATCGAATCCTACCTTTTGCAAGAGGGTGATGTTCTCGCTTAATTTGTAAGGGATCAATACATTTTCCAGGGCCTCTCTTTTCTGTGCGATCTCCATGTCGCTGTAGTGGTGCCTGCGCTTCATGTCGTAATAATATTTGATGAAGTCGCGGTTGAAGCCGCTGTCTTCCGCAAGTATCTTCTCTATGATGATAACAACGCCGCCGGGCACCAGGCCATCGACCACCTCTTTTAATAATCGTTCCCGGTTGATAGGACGAACAAACTGGAGGGTGAGGCAAAGTACGACTACCGAGGCGTCCTGAATAAGGAGCTGGCGGTTGAGGTCTTCTACCTGCAGATCGTATGGACGGGCAATCGAAAGTGATTCCAGTTTTTGGCGACATTTATGCAGCATGTCTACGGAATCGTCCACGCCTACAAAAGCTATATCAGCGGGCACGGTGTGGTCCATGTGGATGAGGGTGGTACCGGTGGAACAACCCAGGTCATAGATCTTTGTATGGTGCTGGCAATGATCAGCAGCGAGTTCGGCTACCATTCGCTGCATTTCTTCGTAAAAGGGAACCGACCTGTTGACCATATCATCAAATACACCAGCCACCTTGCTGCTGAATGTAAAATCAATAGGTTTAAGGTATGCTTCCTTAAAAACCTCGTCTTTGTGCATAGCGTATCAGTTCATTGTTAGGTAAAGATTATCATGCAATTCCTGTACCCACCCCCGGCGGAGCCCCATTGCTGTATAAGTTTTGGCAGAATGACTGCTTTCCCGGGATTTCTTTGGTATTGAGCAGTCTCAGGCGTTAGACGATGAAATTAAAAGAAGCTGTCTGGCAGGCGGGTTAAAATATATTAATCCGGCCAGGAAATCGACACATGGGCGAAATGTGCAGACGAGGGATTTAGGATTTAGGATTTAGGATTGCTCACTGTTGGCCAGGGATTGGAGCGGCGGGTGGCGGGCGGTGGGCGGCGGGCGACCGGTGTGGGTATGTGAGTTCCGGGGTTTTGAAGTATGCCGGGAACTGAATGCGGGTTATCCGTTATTTTTTCTGCGTAAATAGTTGTGCGGTAGTGTTATGGGCAGCTTTCTTACTTCCGGCTTCGGTTCCCGGTATAGGTTGCCATTTTCGTTTGTGGTATGTGGGTATACCGGTGCGTTAATAATTTTTTTACATAGGTTTTGATCTTTGAATTAAGGTTATTCATAAATTAGTAATCTAAACCTTAACCACTCCTATGCACCCTACCAACTGCCTGAGAAGCTGTAAGCTTTTACTCATTCTCCTCTTTAGTATTATCTCCCACACTATTATTAATGCCCAATCGGTTGGCGTACTGGAAGGTTCTCCCGGCGTATCGCTGGACGGATCGTCGAGTTATACCGTACCGCTCAAGCTGCCCAGTGGCGTGGCGGGCCTGCAGCCCGATCTATCGCTGGTGTACAACTCGCGCAGCAGCGACGGTCTTGCCGGCTGGGGCTGGAACCTTAGCGGGCTGAGCAATATCACCCGGGGAAGTACTACGGCTTATCACAACGGGATCGTAAGGCCCCTGAAAATGAACGCCGATGACAACTTTTACCTCGACGGCCAGTTGCTGATGCCCATCAGCGGCACCAATGGCGGTGATGGTACGGAATACAAGCTGGAATCGGAAAACTATTCAAAGATCCAGTCTTATGGTGGTTATAACGGTGACCCGGTATGGTGGAAGGTGACGAATAAGGATGGATCGGTGGTTGAATATGGCAACTCCTCCACAGAGGAAGACAAGCTCAAAGCCGGGGCCACGATGGTGTGGTTTGTCAGGACGATGAAAGATGTGAATGACAACCCGATCACCTACAATTATTATAACTACAACAATGAGGCGGTGATCGCCAGCATCCAATATGCCAATGCCACGATTGAATTTGAATATACGTACAAGGAAAACAGCAATGTTACTTTTGTAAACGGAACGGCCTTTGCCAATACCAAGCTGCTGAACAATGTGGTGGTGAAGGTGGATAATGTGCGGCAGATCAGCTACAGGCTCACCCACTCACCAAAGATCAAACGGCACTACCTGCAAACGATCGAGCTGGTGGGTACAGACAATAGCAGTACCTGGGCCACTAACTTCAACTATGGTTACCCGGACTATGAAGAAACGGTTTCGCTGCTATCCGGCTATTACCAAAACTCCTATCCGAATGTTACTTTATCGCCGGGTGATTATGATGGGGATGGCAAGACGGACCTCGTAGTGGCGGAAAGGCGCGGCAATGTAAATGGCGATGGTACGGGTATCGAAAGCACTACTTCCGGCGGCTACCACGTGATCACCAATGTAGGTGACCGTCCCTTTGGTTTCCTTGATCCATCGCATTATGAAATGACGCAAACGTATACGCCGATCACCTATATGAAGGCGGACGAATTTACCAACCCCTACTCCTACTATGCTACGGACTACCGGGGTGAAGGGAAGGATGGCTTGTTAAGACCCAGCAAGATCTGGCATCAGTACCAGGATTCACGGGGGGATTGGCACGATGATCAAATGAACTATACCGATGCGATCTACCTGGAGGATTTTAATAAAAACGGATCGAGCCTGTCGGTGAACTCCAATAATATATCTACTCCATTTTCATATAGTACCTGGTCTACCTATAATTTTTACCTGAAAGAGTCGAACTCTTTTATTCAGGGGGATTTTGATGGAGACTCCAAGGTGGATGTCATTTCCATTCTTGGCAGCAAATACCAATCGGGCGAGATCATCGAACGGAAGTTCAACATTTTTAGCGGCTGGTATATTTACCGGAGAACGCCGGTTTGGGATTATAATTACAAAGGTTTTTTGACGAATACTTCCAATGGTTATTATCATAGTGAGATCATTGGCATCGACAATGCCTTTAAGGATGCACAGGCCATTTTCCCGGTGGATTTTGATGGTGATGGCAAGCAGGAACTGTTGGTATTTAAAAAGTACAATTACCTGATCTATGCGATCAACCAGCTGCCTGCTTCCACAGGCTATTCTTTCCAGGCGGTACAGATCTATTCGGGGTATAATATTTCCTATGCCAGTTATAAGCGTGTGCTGGCCGGCGACTTCAACGGCGACCGTAAAACGGATATTATCGGCATCGGCACTTCGCAATATGCTGCCATCTGGTACAGTACAGGTACCAGCTACGCGCAGGGAAGTTTCCAACTGGACAGAACGCCTGATTTCAGTACGGTATGGTTTGACTTTTTCACCACCGGCGACTTTAATGGGGATGGCATAACGGATCTG encodes:
- the purU gene encoding formyltetrahydrofolate deformylase, whose product is MIILIQCNDKVGLVAAISGVLARQQLNIVSLREHVDKAENRFFLRVEVEQPADPLRIEEQLRQVLPSDAVIIVNPLPEKKVVVMVTKEYHCLADMLVRHYFKTLQASIQAVIGNYNTLEDVCHRFDIPFHHISHEAIAKEAFEQQISTLIQQYAPDYIVLAKFMRILSPAFVAAFPGRIINIHHSFLPAFAGANPYRQAFERGVKLIGATAHFVTNDLDEGPIIAQQIIPVSHSLTASDMMRAGKEIETAVLAKALRLVFDDRVFVYNNKTVVFE
- a CDS encoding T9SS type B sorting domain-containing protein; the encoded protein is MKHTTLLFLLVCCYFLVSGQKETSQWFLYNGNRLQFNAGGPVNVAGSTMLSGSAGRTSLCDAQGNLLFVCDGMTVRDRNLAIMPAFANNVNLQVGGETVLAIQFPGQASKYYLFYSENGGNAVCKLRYSVIDMTLNGGKGDVTAKNVEVANDVSSGFTLVEQPGSDNFWIVTNEYRTTNFRSYLVTAAGISSTPVISVAGTNPITAEYNITDLRTSPDGKMIAGYFFTYYPNQLFVSSVAFIEVFNFDGNTGLLTNKVKSTKLNWVYSGQGNVEFSPDGRLLYLLEKHIVGGLQPCGFGSSSLRQFNLCYTDSVTFTTNAVNVGSTFSFCTLVSLGRMQLGPDKKIYMPYGGSTALSVVDSPNIIGSTGRMAFDAFQMPQGAGYASPAFFHQYLARAVRNNITYTGDCHPNPISFKVTNDTIHGITWNFGDPGSGGNNSSTQLAPQHVFSAPGIYTVTAQLYNTLNQLIETVNVPVEVKDPLRRLLADYPTDTSFCSGNELKIKLRVINGIFRWSKKDPGYPVYSLSISDSMSIVGSGRYYVELLQNDCNGCKRIDSIDVEVLPTPYVDFGTDRTLCTGDSTLLYMQNSGATYVWNTGETTPTLWIKQPGTYWGKAEFNNNGCPKSDTIVITGIPGVAFSLPADTTLCNDAQLVLKPGVSGATYQWQNGSTADQFVVQQPGKYWVRVTASNGCFKPDTIAVAYVTAQNVQLGADTILCRGETLLLQANIAGGQYLWSTGGVADNISVTTSGNYWVAVTTGLCTVKDTIGVTFNNKPVFDLGNDSSLCDGTTLVLRPGITNATYQWQDNSVADSFLVKQPGLYKVTVKQAGCAVDDEVRFTYKPLPVLYLGNDTSICLNAQLTVDATHASIGSYLWQDGLTTATRTINRAGDYSLQATGTNGCINRDTLRVSMVPLPAFSLPRDTALCEGQTLQLTGTVPGAANYLWNNGSTQPQQLINAPGTYWIAVTQQGCSKTDTIAVTYKPLPIVNLGKDTMLCPGATLVLDGYYPGATYQWQDQSTQASLLVSRPGQYVVNTMLNGCSSGDAINITYGAVPVITLDTDPVICAGQVLVLDPKVEQAQTLWPDGSHTPTFVVKAPGTYAVSATNVCGTATRVVNVHKGYCRLAMPTAFTPNKDHQNDVFRVSNPFFIKEFYMAVYNRWGQKVFETNNATVGWDGRFNGVDQPTGTYIWVIRLTDNDGVKASEKGSVQLLR
- a CDS encoding methyltransferase family protein — protein: MINIGNFFFKYRNLLFIFLYLLLFLPSPALFSEQYFGATYYWWPLAIGLLVTVTGQLIRGATIGLAYIIRGGKDGKVYAEDLVTTGIFHHCRNPLYVGNILMLLGVGILSNSLLYVVVVMPVFMLIYHAIVLAEENFLRGKFGQSFDTYCSRVNRWIPSLKGLGTTFSSMQFKWKRWLLKEYNTQYIWLSGIVLILLIKYPQLTHNNDRLRNTLLAVILPLLLLWYLFVRYLKKSGKLKE
- the cmoA gene encoding carboxy-S-adenosyl-L-methionine synthase CmoA, giving the protein MHKDEVFKEAYLKPIDFTFSSKVAGVFDDMVNRSVPFYEEMQRMVAELAADHCQHHTKIYDLGCSTGTTLIHMDHTVPADIAFVGVDDSVDMLHKCRQKLESLSIARPYDLQVEDLNRQLLIQDASVVVLCLTLQFVRPINRERLLKEVVDGLVPGGVVIIIEKILAEDSGFNRDFIKYYYDMKRRHHYSDMEIAQKREALENVLIPYKLSENITLLQKVGFDHCEVFFKWYNFAGIIAKKF